One Halomonas sp. THAF5a genomic region harbors:
- a CDS encoding DUF3488 and transglutaminase-like domain-containing protein, with protein sequence MRSARPAAGPPGGRSSRRLEPALLRELFLGQCLVLALHLAWMPAWLAALALAVAGFRGWQWRRGLPRVGVVTRIAAVGGLVLALRWEYGTLGSMDGLIGLLLGVYLLKLLETEDRRDARVVVMIGLIATVVAFLHDQGVPMAIGALLALAWLLQSLVRLAGGRDPRQAWREAAWLLALSAPLMALLFVAFPRLGPLWSMPQLDRAATGLSDTIAPGDIAELSRSADRAFRARFEGPEPAPGERYWRVYTLSHFDGVRWSRASPEQLAATLERPVEAFAGVGTRTPWQAPGGTRFRAELLLEPDSRPWRPSLGAPLASGQPQRYLGDGTLEGLAALSSRALLRLESSGAAPAHPDPAGSRWHRLLPVEANPRTRALVERLWRDSGGDPDAYLRAMMARFGEAPYRYTLSPPRLGGSDRVDDFLFDTRAGYCSHYASAAAVMARMAGIPARVVAGFLGGERHPDGHYTVRDYDAHAWVEVWREGGWQRLDPTAVIAPERIDRGTQAVEAGGEAFLADARFSALRLRDVGWANRLRLGWERLEYRWQRGVIGYQRESRRSLLAQLTEGWRALWARLETWLPGRGVLATTLGLAALLLLAAGAALLVRLGVVRWRRRRDERRLVGALQAWLARRGWAAMPGESPAAHLRRIALEAGPAGRALNDCAHDLERLAYAPLEAPERAARRRRLSRRAAEVRRRLPRPRRGG encoded by the coding sequence GTGAGGTCGGCTCGCCCGGCGGCGGGCCCACCCGGGGGGCGCTCGTCGCGGCGCCTGGAGCCCGCGCTGCTGCGCGAGCTCTTCCTCGGCCAGTGCCTGGTGCTGGCGCTGCATCTGGCCTGGATGCCCGCCTGGCTGGCGGCGCTGGCCCTGGCGGTGGCCGGCTTTCGCGGGTGGCAGTGGCGTCGCGGCCTGCCCCGGGTCGGCGTGGTGACGCGGATCGCCGCCGTGGGGGGCCTGGTGCTGGCGCTGCGCTGGGAGTACGGCACCCTCGGCAGCATGGATGGCCTGATCGGCCTGCTGCTCGGCGTCTATCTGCTCAAGCTGCTCGAGACCGAGGACCGTCGCGACGCCCGGGTGGTGGTGATGATCGGCCTGATCGCCACGGTCGTGGCCTTCCTTCATGACCAGGGCGTGCCGATGGCCATCGGGGCGCTGCTGGCGCTCGCCTGGCTGCTGCAGTCGCTGGTACGGCTCGCCGGGGGGCGCGACCCTCGCCAGGCATGGCGGGAGGCGGCCTGGCTGCTGGCGCTCTCAGCGCCGCTGATGGCACTGCTGTTCGTCGCCTTCCCGCGCCTGGGGCCGCTGTGGAGCATGCCGCAGCTGGACCGCGCCGCCACCGGGCTCTCCGACACGATCGCCCCGGGCGACATCGCCGAGCTCTCGCGCAGCGCCGACCGCGCCTTTCGCGCCCGCTTCGAGGGGCCCGAGCCCGCCCCGGGGGAGCGCTACTGGCGGGTCTATACCCTGTCGCACTTCGACGGCGTCCGCTGGTCGCGGGCCTCGCCCGAGCAGCTCGCCGCGACCCTGGAGCGCCCCGTCGAGGCCTTCGCCGGCGTCGGTACGCGCACGCCCTGGCAGGCGCCAGGCGGGACGCGCTTTCGCGCGGAGCTGCTGCTGGAGCCCGATAGCCGCCCCTGGCGCCCCTCCCTGGGCGCGCCGCTCGCCAGCGGCCAGCCCCAGCGCTACCTGGGCGACGGCACCCTGGAGGGACTCGCCGCCCTGAGCTCCCGCGCGCTGCTCAGGCTCGAGAGCAGCGGTGCGGCGCCGGCCCATCCCGATCCCGCCGGGTCGCGCTGGCACCGCCTGCTGCCGGTGGAGGCCAACCCCCGCACCCGGGCGCTGGTCGAGCGGCTCTGGCGCGACAGCGGCGGCGACCCGGACGCCTACCTCCGGGCGATGATGGCGCGCTTCGGCGAAGCGCCCTATCGCTATACGCTCTCGCCGCCGCGGCTCGGCGGCAGCGATCGCGTCGACGACTTCCTGTTCGACACCCGGGCCGGCTACTGCAGCCACTACGCCTCGGCGGCCGCCGTGATGGCGCGCATGGCGGGCATTCCGGCACGGGTGGTGGCGGGCTTCCTGGGCGGCGAGCGCCACCCCGATGGCCACTACACGGTGCGCGACTACGACGCCCATGCCTGGGTGGAGGTCTGGCGCGAGGGGGGCTGGCAGCGCCTGGACCCCACGGCGGTGATCGCGCCGGAGCGTATCGACCGGGGCACCCAGGCGGTCGAGGCGGGGGGCGAGGCCTTCCTGGCCGACGCCCGGTTCTCGGCGCTGCGCCTGCGTGACGTGGGCTGGGCGAACCGCCTGCGCCTGGGCTGGGAGCGGCTGGAATATCGCTGGCAGCGCGGCGTGATCGGCTATCAGCGCGAGTCGCGACGTTCGCTGCTGGCGCAGCTGACGGAGGGCTGGCGGGCGCTCTGGGCCCGGCTGGAGACCTGGCTGCCGGGGCGCGGCGTGCTGGCCACGACCCTGGGGCTGGCGGCGCTGCTGCTGCTGGCGGCGGGCGCCGCGCTGCTGGTGCGCCTGGGCGTGGTGCGCTGGCGGCGTCGGCGGGACGAGCGACGCCTGGTCGGCGCCCTGCAGGCCTGGCTGGCCCGTCGCGGATGGGCGGCGATGCCCGGGGAGTCGCCCGCCGCCCACCTGCGGCGCATCGCCCTCGAGGCCGGCCCGGCGGGCCGCGCCCTCAACGACTGCGCCCACGACCTCGAGCGACTCGCCTACGCCCCGCTCGAGGCGCCGGAGCGGGCCGCGCGCCGGCGCCGGCTGTCGCGGCGGGCGGCCGAGGTGCGCCGCCGCCTGCCGAGGCCGCGACGCGGCGGATAG
- a CDS encoding DUF58 domain-containing protein: MAEGTARDVRRERLRRWWRGRLATPVDAPLPQRRLFLIPTRFGLGWATLVVVLLLFGINYQNNLAYALAFWLFAIAVVALLRGWFNLLGVTPALHLPRDVFAGGEARLRVVVRARRPRTALELRVDGAEAWLEVADGVGEAELSLPTPTRGPFALPWLRLETRWPLGLVRVVAWVSHDAELLVWPRPLEEEAPSGRRRDADEAAGDFAGLRRFQPGDSPGQVAWKQWSRSGVLATKQFSAPPRRECWLDYDACHGTPERRLSLLCARVLTLHRAGERFGLRLPGLTLAQGEGDGQRRRALDALARFAPPTGEGAG; this comes from the coding sequence ATGGCCGAGGGGACGGCCCGTGACGTCCGCCGCGAGCGGCTGCGCCGCTGGTGGCGGGGACGCCTGGCCACCCCGGTCGACGCGCCGCTGCCCCAGCGGCGGCTGTTCCTGATCCCGACGCGCTTCGGCCTGGGCTGGGCGACCCTGGTGGTCGTGCTGCTGCTGTTCGGCATCAACTATCAGAACAACCTGGCCTATGCCCTGGCCTTCTGGCTGTTCGCCATCGCCGTGGTGGCGCTGCTGCGCGGTTGGTTCAACCTGCTCGGGGTCACGCCCGCGCTGCACCTGCCCCGGGACGTTTTCGCCGGCGGCGAGGCGCGCCTTCGCGTGGTGGTGCGGGCCCGCCGCCCGCGCACGGCCCTCGAACTGCGCGTCGATGGCGCCGAGGCCTGGCTGGAGGTCGCCGACGGCGTCGGGGAGGCCGAGCTTTCCCTTCCGACGCCCACTCGCGGCCCTTTCGCCCTGCCCTGGCTTCGTCTCGAGACGCGCTGGCCGCTGGGGCTGGTGCGCGTGGTGGCCTGGGTGAGCCATGACGCCGAGCTGCTGGTCTGGCCACGCCCGCTGGAGGAGGAGGCGCCGTCGGGGCGCCGTCGGGACGCCGACGAGGCGGCCGGCGACTTCGCCGGGCTGCGCCGCTTCCAGCCCGGCGACAGTCCCGGCCAGGTGGCCTGGAAGCAGTGGAGCCGCAGCGGGGTGCTCGCCACCAAGCAGTTCAGCGCGCCGCCCCGCCGCGAATGCTGGCTCGACTACGACGCCTGCCACGGTACCCCGGAGCGACGCCTGTCGCTGCTCTGTGCCCGGGTGCTCACCCTCCACCGTGCCGGGGAGCGCTTCGGCCTGCGGCTGCCGGGCCTGACCCTGGCCCAGGGGGAGGGCGACGGCCAGCGCCGTCGGGCGCTGGATGCGCTGGCCCGTTTCGCGCCGCCGACCGGGGAGGGCGCCGGGTGA
- a CDS encoding MoxR family ATPase — protein MNRPAQLDDLDALLATLEGVVLGKPREVRLALCCLLARGHLLIEDLPGQGKTTLAQALARVVGLDMQRLQFTSDLLPADVLGVSVFDPREGRFRFHPGPIFHGLVLADEVNRATPKAQSALLEAMEEGRVSVEGETRALPDPFFVIATQNPQEQAGTFALPESQLDRFLMRLSLGYPDPRAEREILRGQAGRGRLAALPALLDAERLRAWQARLDDIHVAEALLDYVQALAAASRERPESTWGLSTRGVLALLQAARGWALLEGRDHVLPEDVQAVWVPVTGHRLSNGPREEGEALARHLLTRVSVMG, from the coding sequence ATGAACCGCCCCGCGCAGCTCGATGATCTGGACGCCCTGCTCGCCACCCTCGAGGGGGTGGTGCTCGGCAAGCCCCGGGAGGTACGCCTGGCCCTCTGCTGCCTGCTGGCTCGCGGCCACCTGCTGATCGAGGACCTGCCGGGCCAGGGCAAGACCACCCTGGCCCAGGCCCTGGCACGGGTCGTCGGGCTCGACATGCAGCGCCTGCAGTTCACCAGCGACCTGCTGCCCGCCGACGTGCTCGGCGTCTCGGTCTTCGATCCCCGGGAGGGGCGCTTTCGCTTCCACCCGGGGCCGATCTTCCATGGCCTGGTGCTCGCCGACGAGGTCAACCGTGCCACGCCCAAGGCCCAGAGCGCGCTGCTCGAGGCGATGGAGGAGGGGCGGGTGAGCGTGGAGGGCGAGACCCGGGCGCTGCCGGATCCCTTCTTCGTCATCGCGACCCAGAACCCCCAGGAGCAGGCCGGCACCTTCGCCCTGCCGGAGTCGCAGCTCGACCGCTTCCTGATGCGCCTCTCGCTGGGCTATCCGGATCCCCGGGCCGAGCGCGAGATCCTGCGCGGCCAGGCCGGGCGGGGACGGCTCGCCGCGCTGCCGGCGCTCCTCGACGCCGAGCGGCTGCGCGCCTGGCAGGCGCGCCTGGACGACATCCACGTGGCCGAGGCGCTGCTCGACTATGTGCAGGCGCTGGCCGCGGCCAGCCGCGAGCGGCCCGAGTCCACCTGGGGGCTCTCCACCCGCGGGGTGCTGGCGCTTCTCCAGGCGGCGCGGGGCTGGGCGCTGCTCGAGGGGCGCGACCATGTGCTGCCCGAGGACGTCCAGGCGGTATGGGTGCCGGTGACGGGCCACCGGCTCAGCAACGGGCCGCGGGAGGAGGGCGAGGCCCTGGCGCGACACCTGCTGACCCGCGTGTCGGTGATGGGGTGA
- a CDS encoding NUDIX hydrolase, translating into MTAQPSPADAPPEPIIADEQIQLVDPRNRPCGSAPRAAMRRFRFWHRATYIVVRNARGELCVQRRTLTKEVFPGGLDLAAGGVVGAGEAVHVAARRELAEELGIRGVPLRHALEFVHAERGNHIFGSVFLVEHDGPLTLQADEVADAFWLAPDDALALEDITPDTRQAVEALRAAGELGAPLEAGS; encoded by the coding sequence ATGACCGCCCAGCCTTCCCCGGCCGATGCGCCGCCCGAGCCCATCATCGCCGACGAGCAGATCCAGCTGGTGGATCCCCGCAACCGCCCCTGCGGGAGCGCCCCCCGGGCCGCCATGCGACGTTTTCGCTTCTGGCACCGCGCCACCTACATCGTGGTGCGCAATGCCCGCGGCGAGCTCTGCGTGCAGCGGCGCACCCTGACCAAGGAAGTCTTTCCCGGCGGGCTGGACCTGGCCGCTGGAGGCGTGGTCGGGGCCGGCGAGGCGGTGCACGTGGCGGCGCGCCGTGAGCTTGCCGAGGAGCTCGGCATCCGCGGGGTGCCGCTGCGCCACGCCCTGGAGTTCGTGCACGCCGAGCGCGGCAACCACATCTTCGGCAGCGTCTTCCTGGTCGAGCATGACGGGCCGCTGACCCTGCAGGCCGACGAGGTGGCCGACGCCTTCTGGCTGGCGCCCGACGATGCCCTGGCCCTGGAGGACATCACCCCGGACACCCGCCAGGCGGTCGAGGCGCTGCGGGCCGCCGGCGAGCTCGGCGCCCCGCTCGAGGCCGGGTCATGA
- a CDS encoding acyl-CoA dehydrogenase family protein, whose protein sequence is MPDAPARTRLATHVVTNQPAPPGDRDLLKEDAPLGEALAREAPAWVGQRLAPLGREVGSAEVQALGEDANRHPPALRLFDRHGRRLDEVHYHPAYHALMRLAIDHGWHAVAWQEEGRGGHQAHVAALYLLTQAEPGFCCPITMTHATVPALRQAPEIAARWAPGLLAWDYDPRVRPASEKRGLTVGMAMTEKQGGSDVRSNSTRAEALVTSTRAETSLDGWRLTGHKWFCSAPMSDAFLTLAQTEAGLSCFLVPRFTPDGERNAIELQRLKEKCGNRANASAEIEYRGAWAKAIGEPGRGIATILAMVQQTRLDAATAPVGMMRQALVEAWRHVRERHAFGRALAEQPLMRVLLADMAVEVEAGLALSLRAARAFDGAARGEASEAALARLLPTLAKYWHNKRTPAFMAEAMECLGGIGYVEEAPLARLYREAPVNSIWEGSGNVICLDLLRVLARHPASLEAVREEVRAARGRQGDLDRAWAGLEAELGAAPATLEPRARWLAQRLAQCLQGALLLRHGPPAVAETFCRSRLGGEAGPAYGVLPGDAPLAALLARIGD, encoded by the coding sequence ATGCCCGATGCCCCCGCCCGCACCCGCCTCGCGACCCATGTGGTGACCAACCAGCCCGCCCCGCCGGGCGACCGCGACCTGCTCAAGGAGGACGCCCCGCTGGGCGAGGCGCTGGCGCGGGAGGCGCCGGCCTGGGTGGGCCAACGCCTCGCGCCCCTGGGCCGCGAGGTCGGCAGCGCCGAGGTCCAGGCACTGGGCGAGGACGCCAACCGACACCCGCCGGCGCTGCGCCTGTTCGACCGCCATGGCCGCCGACTCGACGAGGTGCACTACCACCCCGCGTATCACGCCTTGATGCGCCTCGCCATCGACCATGGCTGGCACGCCGTGGCCTGGCAGGAGGAGGGACGCGGCGGCCACCAGGCCCACGTCGCCGCCCTCTACCTGCTGACCCAGGCCGAGCCCGGATTCTGCTGCCCGATCACCATGACCCACGCCACCGTGCCGGCGCTGCGCCAGGCACCCGAGATCGCGGCCCGCTGGGCGCCGGGCTTGCTCGCCTGGGACTACGATCCCCGCGTACGGCCGGCCAGCGAGAAGCGCGGGCTGACCGTCGGCATGGCGATGACCGAGAAGCAGGGCGGCAGCGACGTGCGAAGCAATTCCACGCGAGCCGAGGCCCTCGTCACTTCCACGCGAGCCGAAACGAGCCTGGACGGCTGGCGGCTGACCGGCCACAAGTGGTTCTGCAGCGCCCCGATGTCCGACGCCTTCCTGACGCTGGCCCAGACCGAGGCGGGCCTCTCGTGCTTCCTGGTGCCGCGCTTCACGCCGGACGGCGAGCGCAACGCCATCGAACTGCAGCGCCTCAAGGAGAAGTGCGGCAACCGCGCCAACGCCTCGGCGGAGATCGAGTACCGCGGCGCCTGGGCCAAGGCGATCGGCGAGCCCGGGCGCGGCATCGCCACCATCCTGGCGATGGTCCAGCAGACCCGGCTCGATGCCGCCACGGCCCCAGTGGGCATGATGCGCCAGGCCCTGGTGGAGGCCTGGCGGCACGTGCGCGAGCGTCACGCCTTCGGCCGCGCCCTGGCCGAGCAGCCGCTGATGCGGGTGCTGCTGGCCGACATGGCCGTGGAGGTGGAGGCAGGCCTGGCGCTTTCGCTGCGTGCCGCCCGGGCCTTCGACGGCGCGGCCCGCGGCGAGGCGAGCGAGGCCGCCCTGGCCCGGCTGCTGCCGACCCTGGCCAAGTACTGGCACAACAAGCGCACCCCCGCCTTCATGGCCGAGGCCATGGAGTGCCTGGGAGGCATCGGCTACGTGGAGGAGGCGCCGCTGGCCCGGCTCTACCGCGAGGCTCCGGTCAACTCGATCTGGGAGGGCTCGGGCAACGTGATCTGCCTGGACCTGCTGCGGGTGCTGGCGCGCCATCCGGCGTCGCTCGAGGCCGTGCGCGAGGAGGTGCGCGCGGCACGCGGGCGCCAGGGCGATCTCGATCGCGCCTGGGCCGGCCTGGAGGCGGAGCTCGGCGCGGCGCCGGCGACGCTCGAGCCCCGCGCCCGCTGGCTGGCCCAGCGCCTCGCCCAGTGCCTGCAGGGGGCGCTGCTGCTGCGCCATGGCCCGCCGGCGGTGGCCGAGACCTTCTGCCGCTCGCGGCTAGGCGGCGAGGCCGGCCCGGCCTACGGCGTGCTGCCGGGGGACGCCCCGCTGGCGGCGCTGCTGGCGCGGATCGGCGACTGA
- a CDS encoding EAL domain-containing protein — translation MNDLTMQASRLVVVLEEDPDAAATLSLQLRALGMESRYCRQGQHLIGEVVARRPHLVIMALEFGQHDGFAMLRRLAESGYRGRVLLLSGVERKIVRIAERLGQALGLAMLPSLGKPMRLGELRRRLEDQAAGGEPDALPPCRLEELNQAFARQEITLHYQPQFDLSTGRLSGVEALVRWAHPVAGLLVPGRFLPLLTPDQNRHLTRRVLQLALEDAQHWRRAGLSLSLSVNVTADDLTCPELLALVSEGRRSLGDAPVVLEITETAAMEDELLGGEVAARLHLSGLEVSVDDFGVGFSSLARLQLLPISELKVDRSFVSRLLEDPQDAAIVEAVALLGRRLGIRVVAEGIEDLACLPLLERFGCTHAQGFGLARPMPAGDILTLARAQSPIRASSAASGASPGSTP, via the coding sequence ATGAACGATCTGACGATGCAGGCCTCGCGGCTGGTGGTGGTGCTCGAGGAAGACCCCGATGCCGCCGCCACGCTCTCCCTGCAGCTGCGTGCTCTGGGCATGGAATCTCGCTACTGTCGCCAGGGCCAGCACCTGATCGGCGAGGTCGTGGCGCGCCGCCCACACCTGGTCATCATGGCCCTCGAGTTCGGCCAGCACGACGGCTTCGCCATGCTGCGCCGGCTCGCCGAGAGCGGCTACCGCGGCCGGGTGCTGCTGCTCAGCGGGGTGGAGCGCAAGATCGTGCGCATCGCCGAGCGGCTGGGCCAGGCGCTAGGGCTCGCGATGCTGCCCTCGCTGGGCAAGCCGATGCGCCTGGGTGAGCTGCGCCGGCGCCTCGAGGACCAGGCCGCGGGCGGCGAGCCCGATGCCCTCCCGCCGTGTCGTCTCGAGGAGCTCAACCAGGCCTTCGCCCGCCAGGAGATCACCCTCCACTACCAGCCCCAGTTTGATCTCTCCACCGGTCGCCTGAGCGGCGTCGAGGCGCTGGTGCGCTGGGCCCACCCCGTGGCGGGCCTGCTGGTGCCGGGCCGCTTCCTGCCGCTGCTGACCCCCGACCAGAATCGCCACCTGACCCGCCGCGTGCTGCAGCTGGCCCTGGAGGATGCCCAGCACTGGCGCCGCGCGGGGCTCTCGCTCTCGCTGTCGGTCAACGTTACCGCCGACGACCTGACGTGCCCGGAGCTGCTGGCGCTGGTCAGCGAGGGGCGCCGCTCCCTCGGCGACGCACCGGTGGTGCTGGAGATCACCGAGACCGCGGCCATGGAGGACGAGCTGCTCGGCGGCGAGGTGGCCGCCCGGCTGCACCTGAGCGGCCTGGAGGTCTCGGTGGACGACTTCGGGGTGGGCTTCTCGTCCCTGGCGCGGCTGCAGCTGCTGCCGATCAGCGAGCTCAAGGTCGATCGCAGCTTCGTCAGCCGCCTGCTCGAGGATCCCCAGGACGCCGCCATCGTCGAGGCGGTGGCGCTGCTCGGGCGCCGGCTGGGCATCCGCGTGGTGGCCGAGGGGATCGAGGACCTCGCCTGCCTGCCGCTCCTGGAGCGCTTCGGCTGTACCCACGCCCAGGGCTTCGGCCTGGCGCGGCCGATGCCCGCCGGCGACATCCTGACGCTGGCCCGCGCTCAGTCGCCGATCCGCGCCAGCAGCGCCGCCAGCGGGGCGTCCCCCGGCAGCACGCCGTAG
- a CDS encoding LysE family translocator gives MPFSLWLSLAAVCTMGAMSPGPSLAMVLRHTLGGGRVPGVTAALAHALGVGLYALLTVWGLGAVIVRLPTLFQAITWAGAAYLAWLGIQALRAGRAGALEAAGRATSRRQAAREGMLVALANPKLILFFIALLSQFVTPGMSLAAKALVVGTAMVIDAGWYVLVAVGLSHSRVLPWLQARAHWLNRITGVLLLALALRVVAGPLG, from the coding sequence ATGCCGTTTTCCCTCTGGCTCTCCCTGGCGGCGGTCTGCACCATGGGCGCCATGTCGCCCGGCCCGAGCCTCGCCATGGTGCTGCGCCACACCCTGGGCGGCGGGCGGGTGCCGGGCGTCACGGCGGCGCTCGCCCATGCCCTGGGCGTGGGCCTCTATGCCCTCCTGACGGTCTGGGGGCTGGGCGCGGTGATCGTGCGCCTGCCGACGCTGTTCCAGGCGATCACCTGGGCGGGGGCCGCCTACCTGGCGTGGCTCGGCATCCAGGCGCTGCGCGCCGGCCGGGCAGGCGCCCTGGAGGCCGCGGGCCGCGCCACCAGCCGCCGCCAGGCCGCTCGGGAGGGCATGCTGGTGGCCCTGGCCAACCCCAAGCTGATCCTCTTCTTCATCGCGCTGCTCAGCCAGTTCGTCACGCCGGGGATGAGCCTCGCGGCCAAGGCGCTGGTGGTGGGCACGGCGATGGTCATCGATGCCGGCTGGTACGTGCTGGTGGCGGTGGGCCTGTCGCACTCCCGGGTGCTGCCCTGGCTGCAGGCCCGCGCCCACTGGCTCAATCGCATCACCGGGGTGCTGCTGCTGGCGCTGGCGCTGCGGGTGGTGGCGGGACCGCTGGGCTGA
- the rnk gene encoding nucleoside diphosphate kinase regulator: MTMRPPLIINRLDAERLQRLIDAADHDTLAVAEALEEELARGEVVDPEEVPEDVVSMCSQVQFTDLDRDRQIIRTLVYPHALSTTEDGISVMAPVGAALLGLRIGDTIAWPLPGGRESRLRIDAILWQPEREGQFHR, translated from the coding sequence ATGACCATGCGTCCCCCCCTGATCATCAATCGGCTCGATGCCGAGCGGCTGCAGCGCCTCATCGATGCGGCCGATCACGACACCCTGGCGGTGGCCGAGGCCCTCGAGGAGGAGCTGGCGCGGGGCGAGGTCGTCGACCCGGAAGAGGTCCCCGAGGACGTGGTCAGCATGTGCAGCCAGGTGCAGTTCACCGACCTGGACCGCGACCGCCAGATCATCCGCACCCTGGTCTATCCCCATGCGCTGAGCACAACGGAGGATGGCATCTCGGTGATGGCGCCCGTGGGCGCGGCGCTGCTCGGCCTGCGCATCGGCGATACCATCGCCTGGCCGCTGCCGGGCGGTCGCGAATCGCGGCTGCGCATCGACGCCATCCTCTGGCAACCCGAGCGGGAAGGCCAGTTCCACCGCTGA
- a CDS encoding exopolysaccharide biosynthesis protein produces the protein MAGEAAEPEPTGGDLSRLLARVQQAGRHAESVSLEAILDSLGRRSFAPFLLVAGLVTLAPLIGDIPGVPTLMAMLVVLAAVQLLAGREHIWLPSWLLRRRVSRARFVAVVRWMERPARWVDRLLKPRLTLLIRRPAHLPVALTSLLIALAMPPMEVVPFTANGAGLALTLFALALLAHDGLMALLGYVLTFGTLALVIVGLA, from the coding sequence ATGGCCGGTGAGGCGGCCGAGCCGGAACCCACTGGAGGCGACCTGAGCCGGCTGCTGGCGCGGGTCCAGCAGGCGGGGCGCCACGCCGAGAGCGTGAGCCTCGAAGCGATCCTCGACAGCCTCGGGCGTCGCTCCTTCGCCCCCTTCCTGCTGGTGGCGGGGCTCGTCACCCTGGCGCCGCTGATCGGCGACATTCCCGGCGTGCCCACCCTGATGGCGATGCTGGTGGTGCTCGCCGCCGTGCAGTTGCTGGCCGGCCGGGAGCATATCTGGCTGCCGTCCTGGCTGCTGCGCCGCCGGGTCTCCCGGGCGCGCTTCGTCGCGGTCGTCCGTTGGATGGAGCGGCCGGCGCGCTGGGTCGACCGCCTGCTCAAGCCGCGCCTGACGCTGCTCATTCGCCGGCCGGCGCACCTCCCCGTGGCCCTGACCAGCCTGCTGATCGCCCTGGCCATGCCGCCCATGGAGGTGGTGCCCTTCACCGCCAACGGCGCGGGGCTCGCCCTGACGCTGTTCGCCCTGGCCCTGCTCGCCCACGACGGCCTGATGGCCCTGCTAGGCTATGTCCTGACCTTCGGCACCCTGGCCCTGGTCATCGTCGGCCTGGCCTGA
- a CDS encoding DUF1206 domain-containing protein, with the protein MNASHPLAKRRLKRGLALAARLGYVAKGVVYLLVGGLAVLAAAGLGGGHAGTKAAINQLAHRPFGDAMLGLLGLGLFAYALWRLLQALVDTEEVGRGLKGLVTRLGFTISGVLHASLGTYCLDLLRHAAMESGEAAAQDRTALLMSHRGGVVLVFAVGLVFLGIGLRQLWRALARTYLGNWHHRQMSTVQRRLFEGITRWGLSARGVVFMIIGLFLCIAAWRTDPSEAQGLGGALAVLAAQPFGPWLLGAVALGLFSYGLYCLINAGFRMTRID; encoded by the coding sequence ATGAACGCCTCTCATCCCCTCGCCAAGCGACGCCTCAAGCGCGGTCTCGCCCTCGCCGCGCGGCTCGGCTATGTCGCCAAGGGCGTCGTCTACCTGCTGGTCGGGGGCCTGGCCGTGCTGGCCGCGGCCGGCCTGGGCGGCGGCCATGCCGGCACCAAGGCGGCCATCAACCAGCTGGCCCATCGCCCCTTCGGCGATGCCATGCTGGGGCTGCTCGGCCTCGGGCTGTTCGCCTATGCCCTGTGGCGGCTGCTGCAGGCACTGGTGGATACCGAGGAGGTCGGCCGCGGTCTCAAGGGGCTGGTCACCCGCCTGGGCTTCACGATCAGCGGCGTTCTCCACGCCAGTCTCGGCACCTACTGCCTCGACCTGCTGCGCCATGCGGCGATGGAATCGGGCGAGGCCGCGGCGCAGGACCGCACCGCCCTGCTGATGAGCCATCGGGGCGGCGTCGTCCTGGTCTTCGCCGTCGGCCTGGTGTTCCTGGGGATCGGCCTGCGCCAGCTGTGGCGTGCCCTGGCCCGCACCTACCTCGGCAACTGGCATCACCGACAGATGAGCACCGTTCAGCGCCGCCTCTTCGAGGGCATCACCCGCTGGGGCCTCTCGGCCCGCGGAGTGGTCTTCATGATCATCGGGCTGTTCCTGTGCATCGCCGCCTGGCGGACCGACCCCAGCGAGGCCCAGGGCCTGGGCGGGGCCCTGGCCGTGCTCGCCGCCCAGCCCTTCGGCCCCTGGCTGCTCGGCGCGGTGGCCCTCGGGCTCTTCAGTTATGGGCTCTACTGCCTGATCAACGCCGGCTTCCGGATGACCCGCATCGACTGA